The stretch of DNA AAGTGCTAAAATTGCAGAAATAGTACCTGATAATATTAAAGCCCATAAGAAATTTGTTTGTAAAGCTAAAACCCAAGGATAAGGATCTTCAATATCATATTGATATAACATTCCTTCAGAATCAACCAATAAAATAGCTGTAACATAAGCACCAATTGCAACAAAACCATTTGGTTCTAATGAAAACTGACCTGTAACACCATTTATTAAGTTATAAGAAACTGCAAGAATAATAAAAATTGCAACATTATTAATAATTCTTACTGTATATTCATCAAAAGTATTTTGAGCAAACCACGTAAACCATATTGCTGTTACAATAATAGCTAAGTTAATTAATCTTTGTTTTGTAAAAATTGAATCTTCAATCATACTAGAACCTACTCTTTTCTAAATCTTCACCCATAATTCCAGTAGGTTTAAATAACAATACTAAAATTAAGAAAATAAATGCAAATGCATCTTTATATCCTCCCATTTCAGGGAAAAAGGCGATAACAACAACTTCAGTAAATCCAATAATAAATCCACCTAAAACTGCACCACTTACAGAACCAATACCACCAACAACAGCAGCTGCAAAGGCTTTTAGTCCAACTAAAACACCCATCATAGGTTCAACACTAGGATAGTTTACAGCCCAAAAAATACCACCAACAGCTGCAAGACCTGAACCCAATGCAAATACTAAAGCAATAATCATATTTGCATCAATACCCATTAAATTTACTGTTTTAATATCAAATGAAAGTGCACGAATTGCCATACCATATTTTGTTTTATATAATACATATAAAATACATGCTAATAAAATTAAAGTGATAATAGGAACTAATATAGAAGCTACTGAAAAAGTTACACCAGCAACATTAAAAATATTTTCCATATATTCAGGAACTGGGAAAGCTCTAGGAATTCCACCTCCAAAAACTGTAAAAGCATTTTCTAAGAAAAAAGAAATACCAATTGCAGTAATAAGCAATGAAATTTTTGGAGCTTCTCTTAGAGGTTTATAGGCAATTTTATCCATAAACATACCAAAAAGTGCTGCTATAGTAACTGATAACAATACAGTAACAGAAAAAGGTAAATCAAATACTGCCATAAATGTATAACCTAAAAAGGCACCAACCATCATAATATCACCATGAGCAAAATTAATAAGCCTAAGCACTCCATATACCATTGTATAACCAATTGCAATTAAAGCATACATAGATCCAAGAGAGAATCCATTTACCATTTGTTGCATGAATGTTAATATATCCATTAAATCTCCTGATTTTTT from Poseidonibacter antarcticus encodes:
- a CDS encoding branched-chain amino acid ABC transporter permease, translating into MDILTFMQQMVNGFSLGSMYALIAIGYTMVYGVLRLINFAHGDIMMVGAFLGYTFMAVFDLPFSVTVLLSVTIAALFGMFMDKIAYKPLREAPKISLLITAIGISFFLENAFTVFGGGIPRAFPVPEYMENIFNVAGVTFSVASILVPIITLILLACILYVLYKTKYGMAIRALSFDIKTVNLMGIDANMIIALVFALGSGLAAVGGIFWAVNYPSVEPMMGVLVGLKAFAAAVVGGIGSVSGAVLGGFIIGFTEVVVIAFFPEMGGYKDAFAFIFLILVLLFKPTGIMGEDLEKSRF